The sequence below is a genomic window from Brevibacillus laterosporus.
CGCTTTTCTAAAGGAAAGTGGCGCACTTCAATCGAATTATAGCCAATGTAATTACATGCTGTTACTGGAAAGAGAGCTAAGCACTACATTGCGAAGCAGAAAGGATGAGATCGCTATGAAAATGGTCATCGCTGTTGTGCAGGATAAAGACAGTGGGCGTTTATCACAAGCCCTCGTGAAAAAAGGATTCCGTGCTACAAAATTAGCCAGTACAGGAAGCTTTCTCCGCGCTGGGAATACAACGTTTCTTGTAGGGACCGATGATGGGCGTGTAACAGAATTGATTACCATCATTGAACAGAACTGCCAATCCCGCAAGCAGATGGTGACTCCTGTGTCGCCACTTGGCAGTGGAGTTGATTCATTCTTATCCTATCCGCTTGAGGTACAAGTGGGAGGCGCGGCTGTATTTGTGATGGATGTAGAGCATTTCCATTCTTTTTAGTTTCGGGTAAAGGCGAGCGGGAGTGAGGACCAAGTGAAAATTGATAATGGCATCAGACCTACATTCGAAGTAAAAGGACCTGGTCAACGCAGAGATGTATCTGTGGAAAAGATGAACTTTCGAGATATGGTTAAAGGTGAAGGGCAGAAGATGAACCAAGAAAGGCTGCAACTTCTGCTTACCGAAATAGATAAACACGGAGATGTTTTGGCTCGCTCCCGCAATGTACGAGATTACTATGCGTATCGTAATCTTATCAAGCGATTTATGGAGGAAGCCGTTCGGTTTGGGATTGCTCTAGATGAGCGCAA
It includes:
- a CDS encoding DUF327 family protein, which produces MKIDNGIRPTFEVKGPGQRRDVSVEKMNFRDMVKGEGQKMNQERLQLLLTEIDKHGDVLARSRNVRDYYAYRNLIKRFMEEAVRFGIALDERKGTNRRGRGRIHKIIKEIDAELLALADDLLSDQAPLIDMLSRIGEIRGMLINLYF